A DNA window from Bacteroidales bacterium contains the following coding sequences:
- a CDS encoding MBL fold metallo-hydrolase, whose translation MKPFFRIELLPAKQGDAIWVEYGNSDTVRRILIDAGPIDAYPEVENKLKSLPDGDKRVEAVVITHVDTDHIEGIIRMFAEKRNEWLISPEDIWFNGYRHMKETGILGGREGDFLSALLHHRAFENWNQGFKKKPVVVLPDKPLLPIPLADGMKITPLSPDPAKLEKMADKWEIDVGKHDLSPDDLDGAWEQLLNYTRLHPADGILGGPGEIDEEIRKQLKADPSAANGSCIAFLAEFEGKSCLFLGDAHAGMIVKSIKKLIPTGEKRLKVDAVKVSHHGSKNNISKALMEVIDAKHFMISTNGAKHEHPDPPAIKTIIQGSVRDPVLWFNYRTQFNEIWETISTDDLRPYTVNYPKDAGGGIMIDLFKI comes from the coding sequence ATGAAACCGTTCTTTCGAATCGAATTGCTCCCCGCGAAGCAGGGAGACGCCATCTGGGTGGAATACGGCAATAGCGACACGGTTCGCAGGATCCTGATTGATGCCGGACCCATTGATGCATACCCGGAAGTGGAAAACAAACTCAAAAGCCTTCCGGATGGCGACAAACGGGTGGAAGCGGTCGTCATCACCCACGTGGATACCGACCACATCGAAGGCATCATCCGGATGTTTGCCGAAAAACGAAACGAATGGCTGATCTCCCCGGAAGACATCTGGTTCAATGGCTATCGCCACATGAAAGAGACCGGCATACTGGGCGGAAGGGAAGGCGACTTTCTAAGCGCGCTGCTGCATCACAGGGCCTTTGAAAACTGGAACCAGGGATTCAAAAAGAAACCGGTTGTCGTCTTACCCGACAAGCCTTTGCTCCCGATACCGCTGGCGGATGGCATGAAGATCACGCCTCTCTCACCCGACCCGGCAAAACTGGAGAAGATGGCAGACAAATGGGAAATAGATGTGGGCAAGCATGACTTATCGCCCGATGATCTCGACGGGGCCTGGGAACAGTTACTGAATTACACCAGGCTTCACCCGGCCGACGGCATTTTAGGCGGACCCGGCGAAATTGACGAAGAAATACGGAAGCAATTGAAGGCCGACCCGTCGGCAGCAAACGGATCCTGTATAGCGTTCCTGGCTGAGTTTGAAGGCAAGAGCTGTTTGTTCCTCGGAGATGCGCATGCCGGCATGATCGTCAAATCCATAAAAAAACTTATCCCGACCGGGGAAAAACGGCTTAAGGTCGACGCGGTGAAAGTATCGCATCATGGCAGCAAGAACAACATCTCTAAAGCCCTTATGGAAGTGATCGACGCAAAACATTTCATGATAAGTACTAATGGTGCGAAGCATGAGCATCCTGACCCTCCGGCTATTAAAACGATCATACAAGGCTCCGTCCGGGATCCTGTGCTTTGGTTCAACTACCGTACCCAATTCAACGAAATATGGGAAACCATTTCGACGGATGATCTACGTCCTTATACGGTAAATTATCCCAAGGATGCGGGTGGCGGCATCATGATTGATCTTTTTAAGATTTAA